Proteins from one Acropora muricata isolate sample 2 chromosome 9, ASM3666990v1, whole genome shotgun sequence genomic window:
- the LOC136929558 gene encoding uncharacterized protein, translating to MLSLTNNTVGNIYALLRHYCGRDLQDRPIVPFGGRVYVVKCDESQFKHKSKHNRGRRARDDVWVFGVLSTEHSPCRGYFQVVHSRDRATLTQILQRVLLPGSEVHSDDWGAYRNLVHHVPNVAVHRTVVHRANFVDPLTGIHTQEIESAWSRLKYYIKREKGIRALDLQDFLNEEMWRQWRGLDSVFQNVITLISRYHQF from the exons ATGTTAAGTCTGACCAACAACACTGTTGGGAATATCTACGCCTTACTTAGACATTATTGTGGTAGGGACTTACAAGATAGGCCCATTGTTCCATTTGGAGGGCGTGTCTACGTGGTGAAATGTGACGAGAGTCAATTCAAGCATAAGAGTAAG CACAATCGGGGAAGGAGAGCAAGAGATGATGTTTGGGTTTTTGGCGTCCTATCCACAGAGCACAGCCCCTGTCGAGGCTACTTCCAAGTAGTTCACAGCCGAGATAGAGCAACACTCACCCAAATATTACAAAGAGTACTGCTACCAGGGTCAGAGGTCCACTCAGACGATTGGGGTGCATATAGGAACCTCGTCCATCATGTGccaaatgttgctgttcatagAACAGTAGTCCATCGCGCTAATTTTGTGGATCCCCTGACAGGAATCCACACGCAAGAGATTGAATCTGCTTGGAGTCGCCTGAAATACTACATTAAACGAGAAAAAGGCATACGAGCATTGGACCTGCAAGACTTCCTTAACGAAGAAATGTGGAGGCAATGGAGGGGTCTAGATTCTGTTTTTCAGAATGTAATCACTCTAATTAGTCGTTATCACCAATTTTGA